In one window of Anser cygnoides isolate HZ-2024a breed goose chromosome 3, Taihu_goose_T2T_genome, whole genome shotgun sequence DNA:
- the PARP1 gene encoding poly [ADP-ribose] polymerase 1: MAEPSEKLYRAEYAKSGRASCKKCGESIAKDSLRLALMVQSPMFDGKVPHWHHYSCFWKRARIVSHTDIDGFPELRWEDQEKIKKAIETGGPGGGKGGDQEGGGKAEKSLNDFAAEYAKSNRSTCKGCEQKIEKGQIRISKKMVHPEKPQLGMIDNWYHPDCFVSRRAELGFLPAYGATQLLGFGILKAEDKETLKKQLPATKSEGKRKGEEVDGNVTVKKKQKKEKEKESKQEKQLKEQTELIWGIKDELRKVCSTNDLKELLIANKQEVPSGENAILDRVADGMAFGALLPCEECKGQFVFKSDAYYCSGDITAWTKCVAKTQTPNRKDWVIPKEFREIPYLKKFKCKKQDRIFPPEAATVNSAPPPHASAPLTETVSAPQDKPLANMKILALGKLSKNKEEVKNIVEELGGKMTTTANKATLCISTQKDLEKMSKKMEEVKEAKVRVVSEEFLQDVKSSSKSFQELLSIHAISPWGAEIKMEHHEVAVDGKCSKPQHTKSAGKVKEEQGPSKSEKKMKLTVKGGAAVDPDSGLEDSAHVFEKGGKIFSATLGLVDIVKGTNSYYKLQLLEDDRESRYWVFRSWGRVGTVIGSNKLEQMPSKEDAVEHFLNLYEEKTGNSWHSKNFTKYPKKFYPLEIDYGQDEEAVKKLTVGAGTKSKLAKPIQDLIKMIFDVESMKKAMVEFEIDLQKMPLGKLSKRQIQSAYSILNEVQQAVSDNGSESQILDLSNRFYTLIPHDFGMKKPPLLNNLEYIQAKVQMLDNLLDIEVAYSLLRGGNEDGDKDPIDINYEKLRTDIKVVDKDSEEAKIIKQYVKNTHAATHNAYDLKVVDIFRIEREGESQRYKPFKQLHNRQLLWHGSRTTNFAGILSQGLRIAPPEAPVTGYMFGKGIYFADMVSKSANYCHTSQADPIGLILLGEVALGNMYELKNASHITKLPKGKHSVKGLGKTAPDPTATTNLDGVEVPLGNGISTGINDTCLLYNEYIVYDVAQVNLKYLLKLKFNYKTSLW, encoded by the exons TCACCCATGTTTGATGGCAAAGTCcctcactggcaccactacaGCTGCTTCTGGAAGCGGGCTCGGATTGTGTCCCACACGGACATTGATGGCTTTCCTGAGCTTCGGTGGGAAGATCAGGAGAAAATCAAGAAAGCCATTGAAACTGGAGGCCCTGGAGGAG GAAAAGGAGGGGACCAGGAAGGAGGTGGCAAGGCTGAGAAGAGTCTAAATGACTTTGCTGCAGAATATGCGAAGTCTAACCGGAGTACTTGCAAAGGCTgtgaacagaaaatagaaaag GGACAGATTCGGATTTCCAAGAAGATGGTACATCCTGAAAAACCACAGCTGGGAATGATCGATAACTGGTACCACCCAGACTGCTTTGTGAGCCGCCGAGCGGAGCTGGGTTTCCTCCCAGCATACGGGGCCACCCAGCTCCTTGGCTTCGGCATCCTGAAAGCTGAAGATAAAGAAACTCTGaagaagcagctcccagctACCAAGAGCGAAGG gaagagaaaaggagaagaagtaGATGGAAATGTGACtgtgaaaaagaagcagaaaaaagagaaggagaaggaatcaaagcaggaaaaacagctgaag GAACAGACAGAGCTGATCTGGGGCATCAAGGATGAGCTGAGGAAGGTCTGCTCCACTAATGATCTGAAAGAGCTGCTGATTGCCAACAAGCAGGAAGTGCCTTCAGGGGAGAATGCC ATCTTGGACAGAGTGGCAGATGGGATGGCATTTGGAGCTCTGCTTCCCTGCGAGGAGTGTAAAGGGCAGTTTGTGTTCAAGAGCGATGCGTATTACTGTTCAGGGGACATCACTGCCTGGACTAAGTGTGTTGCTAAAACACAGACTCCCAACAGGAAAGACTGGGTAATCCCGAAG GAGTTTCGTGAAATTCCTTATCTCAAGAAATTTAAGTGTAAGAAACAGGATAGGATATTCCCTCCAGAGGCTGCAACTGTGAACTCTGCACCTCCTCCACATGCGTCTGCTCCTTTGACAGAGACCGTTTCTGCACCCCAAG ACAAACCACTGGCCAACATGAAGATCCTGGCTCTTGGAAAGCTGTCCAAGAACAAGGAGGAAGTGAAGAACATTGTGGAGGAGTTGGGAGGAAAGATGACGACGACAGCTAACAAGGCTACCCTGTGCATCAGCACACAGA AGGATTTGGAGAAAATGAGCAAGAAGATGGAAGAAGTGAAGGAGGCCAAAGTCCGCGTGGTCTCAGAGGAGTTTCTTCAGGATGTGAAATCCTCCAGCAAGAGCTTTCAGGAGCTTCTTTCTATCCATGCAATTTCACCTTGGGGTGCAGAGATAAAAATGGAGCACCACGAGGTGGCCGTGGATGGGAAATGCAGCAAGCCCCAGCATACAAAGAGTGCTGGGAAGGTCAAAGAAGAACAAG GACCTAGcaagtctgaaaagaaaatgaagctaaCAGTTAAAGGTGGAGCAGCAGTAGATCCTGATTCTG GTTTGGAGGATTCTGCTCATGTGTTTGAAAAAGGTGGAAAGATTTTCAGTGCAACTCTTGGTCTAGTGGATATTGTGAAAGGAACAAATTCCTATTACAAACTGCAGCTCCTAGAGGATGACAGAGAGAGCAG GTACTGGGTGTTTAGATCCTGGGGTCGTGTGGGCACTGTAATTGGGAGTAACAAGCTGGAGCAGATGCCATCAAAAGAAGATGCTGTTGAACACTTCCTTAACTTGTATGAAGAGAAAACCGGCAATTCTTGGCATTCAAAGAACTTCACTAAATATCCCAAAAAATTCTACCCACTGGAAATAGATTATGGACAG GATGAAGAAGCTGTCAAGAAACTCACAGTGGGTGCCGGGACTAAATCAAAACTTGCTAAGCCAATCCAAGACCTCATTAAGATGATCTTTGATGTGGAAAGCATGAAGAAAGCAATGGTGGAATTTGAG ATTGACCTGCAGAAGATGCCACTGGGAAAACTGAGCAAGCGACAGATCCAGAGCGCATACTCCATCCTTAATGAGGTTCAGCAG GCGGTTTCTGACAATGGTTCTGAATCCCAGATCTTGGATCTCTCCAACCGCTTCTATACTCTGATTCCTCACGACTTTGGGATGAAGAAACCACCTCTCCTAAATAACTTAGAATACATTCAG GCTAAAGTGCAGATGTTGGACAACTTGCTTGATATTGAGGTTGCTTACAGCCTTCTCAGAGGTGGAAATGAAGATGGAGATAAAGACCCAATTGACATCAACTACGAAAAGCTCCGAACTGATATTAAG GTCGTTGACAAAGATTCAGAGGAAGCCAAGATTATTAAACAATATGTGAAAAATACTCATGCTGCTACTCACAATGCATATGACCTCAAAGTCGTGGAT ATCTTCAGGATTGAGCGTGAAGGAGAGAGTCAGCGCTACAAGCCCTTTAAGCAGCTTCATAATCGCCAGCTGCTGTGGCATGGTTCCCGCACTACCAACTTTGCTGGTATCCTCTCACAGGGTCTCCGGATAGCTCCCCCTGAAGCTCCTGTG ACTGGCTACATGTTTGGGAAAGGCATCTATTTTGCAGACATGGTATCCAAGAGTGCTAACTACTGTCACACATCTCAAGCTGATCCCATAGGGTTAATACTCCTGGGAGAAGTTGCGCTTGGAAACAT GTATGAGCTAAAGAATGCTTCTCACATAACAAAATTGCCCAAGGGAAAACACAGTGTGAAAG gCTTAGGCAAAACTGCACCTGATCCCACAGCTACTACCAACCTTGATGGTGTAGAGGTTCCCTTAGGGAATGGAATCTCAACAGGAATTAATGATACCTGTCTTCTGTATAACGA ATACATTGTGTATGATGTTGCTCAGGTAAATCTGAAGTACCTGCTGAAACTGAAATTCAACTATAAGACATCACTCTGGTGA